The sequence below is a genomic window from Silene latifolia isolate original U9 population chromosome 7, ASM4854445v1, whole genome shotgun sequence.
GAATTAAAGCGAGCCAACCCCTTAGCGAGTGGAGGCGGCTGTACTACATGATCTACACCATTACATTCTATAAAGAATAATACTTTCTAATAATGAAATGAACACTGAAGGGGTTAAATCTAGACTAACCTGGTTGTGGTCCCTCAAGTTTCTCGAGGGACCAACCAACCAATCCATGTAGTCAGGTACCCTTCAATCTATATCTCTGTGGATAACTGCTCAGCGTGTTGTGGCTTTGCCGGAAAAATGGAGTCAGGCGACATTAAACTTCAAAAACCTCATCGATTGAAGGAGTTTGCTGAGTTATCATTATAATGCCCTCCCCAAGCATTACCACTGTCAGCCCCACTAGATGTTTGGTTTGGTATCGGTCCGTTGCCCAAATCTCCATCTAGACTCATTTGTTGCACCTCAGCAGATGACAGTATCTTTATGCTTTGAACACAGTTCACAAATTCACTGCAATGGTATAACAAAAAGATGAGAACAATGTATATATGGAAAGAAAATTACCAAATGGGAATTAGAGAACATAATGTATTGTACTTACTCCCATGGGTCATCTCCCACGAGTAATATGTCATTTTCATGATCCACATAAACAAGTTTCCAATCTGTCCTCTGTGGATCTTCCAGCATTCGTTCGATACCAAACATGCGAGCAAGATCACGTCTGAGCTCATCGTACCCTTTGTAACGAGTAACATCAATGGATCTACCAACTGAGCCACGCTTTTGAACCTTTTGAAATGTCaaagataatagtaattattagCTCTCTAGATAGCAGAAGATAGCCTAATATTGAGTTATAAGACAAGATAGTTTTAATTTAAGTgtataaaatatgaaaaaaaaaaaaaaaatgggtttCCTAACAAATGTAACATGGTTTACATTAGTTTAAGCAAATTATACAATCACTCAAATAGTCCCTGCGTCAGATTTCGAACAAGGGACAACAAGAATCATAAACCTAACGCCTACAACTGTTCagggaaaaaaaaaaagcaatttcTCAGAATAATATGCTCTTTAACCTTCCTGCCAAAGTAAAGTTACTCCACTTTGAACAAAGAAGATAACTAGGACAGATCATCAAGCTGAACAACTAACCTTTGTATAAGTCCTCATACGTTGAGTCTGGCTTGGCCAAATCCCACCACCCAACACCGAAGGGTCGTTAATGGCTACGTCATTAGAACAACCCGGTTTGAAAGGCATATTAGGCACACCAAATGTCTGAGAACTCATAGCAGCAGCTGATAGTTCAGTTTCAATATCTCTAGGGCCGCCATTGTAATCAGAAAGCAGGTTGTGGAGCTCTTTTCCTGAGTCAAAACCCCTCGACAACAATGTGTCAGGAATCAAACTATCCATGGCTGTTGAAAGAGGAAGACTGTTTCTCAGATGAGACTGCACGTCACCATCTAACCCAAAGCTTGGGAGAGATAGGTTGTGTTTAAGTCCACTAGCATCCAGCCCATATGAAGTTACCGAAGATGATGCTTCCAATGGATCACCAACAGTGCCATTGAATCTTGATTGTTCCACCACTTTTGAGATAGGAATTTCATGTTTTATTCGAGTATCGGACCTCTCCTGAAGAACAGGCTGCTCAACTACCATGTTTTGAACTTGCTGATTACAGTTCAAGAAACTTGAAGGCGGAATCTGGGAATTGTTCGTCGAAGGCGAGGTCGAACAAGATGGAGCATCTCCATCACTTGGGCCAGATTGAGATCTCACAATTACTGTTTTTTGCATTCCTTGAAGCTGGACTTTTGGAATTTGTGGGGAAGGGAGAAGAGTGGATGCTGACATGGCACTGAAGCTAACTTGCTGTGGAGGGTATTGAGTGGAAGGACGACTCTGTAAAATCAGGTTTTCTTGAGAAGCAAGTTGTTGGCTACTTACTTGACGCTCCACCTGTGAACTAACAGGAGATACCAAATGTTGAGATTGCCTTTGTTGCTGAAACTGCATATCTGGAGTTAAGGATGTTAAAGGAACAGGATCTTTGTGGATGGGAAGATTTTGTGGGGCCTGGCTATTTCCTCCAACTAATTGCTGTCGTTGAAGCTGAGAGTATATAAGAGGCTGTGCCAAATTCTGGTTTAGGTTTTGGTTTGGAGAAACAAGACCACTGTTTACTATTGTCGATTGAGGTAGTTGCtgaaattgtttttgtttttgtagttgttgctgctgctgtagttgttgttgttgatgctgaTGCTGTTGCTGTTGCTGTTGCTGTTGTAGGTGTTGCTGTTGCTGTTGCTGTTGCTGTTGCTGTTGCTGTTGATGAACCTgttgttgatgttgatgttgatgttgatgttgatgttgCTGTTGCTGTTGCTGTTGCTGTTGCTGTTGCTGTTGCTGTTGCTGTTGCTGTTGCTGTTGCTGTTGCTGTTGCTGTTGCTGTTGCTGTTGCTGAACTAGTTGTTGTTGTagttgaagttgttgttgttgttgttgctgctgctgctgaactagttgctgctgctgctgctgaatTTGTTGGTGCGACCAATTAGCAGATTGTTGGGGCAACTGACTTGGTTGATTCTGTTGCAGTGCTTTGTTGAACTGAAGACCAGGTATAGACAAAGACGGTGGTGATTGAAAGTTCAATAGCTTGGAAGGGTCATCGACACCAAGTCCACCATGCAAGGCAGAGGCAGAAACCATGGACGGGAACGATCCAGGCTGTGCACCAGAGAACTGATTATTTTGTTGCATCCACTGGACCAGACTCAAGCCCGGAAAAATTGAGTTGGGAACATCCTTCGCGCCAAATTCATCACCAATCCATGGCATACCTCTTTTGAATATGCTTTCCATGTCGGACTCATCATCTGCAATAAGGTAACCCACATTGAAATGCATAACTGACAAGCTCATACTCCCTAGTCCCTATTCAGAAAGAATTACCAGTTCAACAATGTCGCAATTACCAAGGAAAATAatcataagaaaaaaaaaagaaaaaggaaacataaAAGCAACTGTGCAAGTAGGCCACTTGATTACGACTTAACAAAAAGAATTAACCAAGGATGACGGAAgactggtctctcaataacttattgaaagaccgtctctcccaagttttagtgtacAATTAAACGGTTAACTCAAAAATGAAAGCAAGTCTTATGAATCTGTCGGTAAAGGAAAAACGGAGTGTCTCCATGAAACGAAGGCAGTATTATCTTGTTGCAGGTCAAGCTTGTGAGTATATCAAGATATTGAAAGTAAGAACAAAATTTGGGGTAAAATGAAAGCATACCTGGTAGTCCTGGTTGCTTTCCGAACTTTGGCCTGAAAAATGGTGGTGGACATATGTAGAAGGGAGTGACAACAGGCTCTATGTCCCAAATTGAGACTCGGCTTGGTCGTTCACCAGCAGTTGATTCATCCCAACCAACCTATCAATAATGGATAGGTTAGTACTATTTACACGTAGAAACAAATTTGCAAGAAATGGAATGCAGCCATGCAGGTCATATAAGACGCAAAAAATATGAATATTCACTAGCTACATAATGCCAAACATAACACCGGAAAGTTTCTTGGACCTATTTTGATTCAAGGTATGTCATTGTGACCA
It includes:
- the LOC141592497 gene encoding auxin response factor 7-like; the encoded protein is MKVPSNGFMPNSAEEGRVINSELWHACAGPLVAVPPIGSLVVYFPQGHSEQVAASMQKETDSIPSYPNLPSKLICMLHNVTLHADPETDEVYAQMTLQPVNKYDRDALLASEMALKQSRQPSEFFCKTLTASDTSTHGGFSVPRRAAEKIFPPLDFSMQPPCQELVAKDLHNQAWTFRHIYRGQPKRHLLTTGWSVFVSSKRLFAGDSVLFIRDEKSQLLLGIRRSNRQQPTLASSVISSDSMHIGIFAAAAHAVANNSPFTIFYNPRASPAEFVVPLAKYNKAMYTQVSLGMRFRMMFETEECGVRRYMGTITGISDLDGARWKNSQWRNLQVGWDESTAGERPSRVSIWDIEPVVTPFYICPPPFFRPKFGKQPGLPDDESDMESIFKRGMPWIGDEFGAKDVPNSIFPGLSLVQWMQQNNQFSGAQPGSFPSMVSASALHGGLGVDDPSKLLNFQSPPSLSIPGLQFNKALQQNQPSQLPQQSANWSHQQIQQQQQQLVQQQQQQQQQQLQLQQQLVQQQQQQQQQQQQQQQQQQQQQQQQQQQQQQQQHQHQHQHQHQQQVHQQQQQQQQQQQQQHLQQQQQQQQHQHQQQQLQQQQQLQKQKQFQQLPQSTIVNSGLVSPNQNLNQNLAQPLIYSQLQRQQLVGGNSQAPQNLPIHKDPVPLTSLTPDMQFQQQRQSQHLVSPVSSQVERQVSSQQLASQENLILQSRPSTQYPPQQVSFSAMSASTLLPSPQIPKVQLQGMQKTVIVRSQSGPSDGDAPSCSTSPSTNNSQIPPSSFLNCNQQVQNMVVEQPVLQERSDTRIKHEIPISKVVEQSRFNGTVGDPLEASSSVTSYGLDASGLKHNLSLPSFGLDGDVQSHLRNSLPLSTAMDSLIPDTLLSRGFDSGKELHNLLSDYNGGPRDIETELSAAAMSSQTFGVPNMPFKPGCSNDVAINDPSVLGGGIWPSQTQRMRTYTKVQKRGSVGRSIDVTRYKGYDELRRDLARMFGIERMLEDPQRTDWKLVYVDHENDILLVGDDPWDEFVNCVQSIKILSSAEVQQMSLDGDLGNGPIPNQTSSGADSGNAWGGHYNDNSANSFNR